From Pan paniscus chromosome 9, NHGRI_mPanPan1-v2.0_pri, whole genome shotgun sequence, the proteins below share one genomic window:
- the MTCH2 gene encoding mitochondrial carrier homolog 2 isoform X1, translated as MRLRPLSPAPTSAPPRERPPFLGAGQGGGDWAERRVLLRACARAAGGPVKPAALARDLGPAHRVAWWLRCLSVRPPAGAIMADAASQVLLGSGLTILSQPLMYVKVLIQVGYEPLPPTIGRNIFGRQVCQLPGLFSYAQHIASIDGRRGLFTGLTPRLCSGVLGTVVHGKVLQHYQESDKGEELGPGNVQKEVSSSFDHVIKETTREMIARSAATLITHPFHVITLRSMVQFIGRESKYCGLFDSIITIYREEGILGFFAGLVPRLLGDILSLWLCNSLAYLVNTYALDSGVSTMNEMKSYSQAVTGFFASMLTYPFVLVSNLMAVNNCGLAGGCPPYSPIYTSWIDCWCMLQKEGNMSRGNSLFFRKVPFGKTYCCDLKMLI; from the exons ATGCGCCTCCGTCCCTTAAGCCCCGCCCCGACCTCAGCGCCCCCTCGCGAGCGCCCGCCGTTTCTCGGGGCGGGACAGGGGGGCGGGGACTGGGCGGAGAGGCGCGTGCTGCtgcgtgcgtgcgcgcgcgcCGCGGGCGGGCCAGTGAAACCGGCGGCCCTGGCACGTGACCTAGGACCGGCTCACCGGGTCGCTTGGTGGCTCCGCTGTCTGTCCGTCCGTCCGCCCGCGGGTGCCATCATGGCGGACGCGGCCAGTCAGGTGCTCCTGGGCTCCGGTCTCACCATCCTGTCCCAGCCGCTCATGTACGTGAAAGTGCTCATCCAG GTGGGATATGAGCCTCTTCCTCCAACAATAGGACGAAATATTTTTGGGCGGCAAGTGTGTCAGCTTCCTGGTCTCTTTAGTTATG CTCAGCACATTGCCAGTATCGATGGGAGGCGCGGGTTGTTCACAGGCTTAACTCCAAGACTGTGTTCGGGAGTCCTTGGAACTGTGGTCCATGGTAAAGTTTTACAG caTTACCAGGAGAGTGACAAGGGTGAG GAGTTAGGACCTGGAAATGTACAGAAAGAAGTCTCATCTTCCTTTGACCACGTTATCAAGGAG ACAACTCGAGAGATGATCGCTCGTTCTGCTGCTACCCTCATCACACATCCCTTCCATG TGATCACTCTGAGATCTATGGTACAGTTCATTGGCAGAGAATCCAAGTACTG TGGACTTTTTGATTCCATAATAACCATCTATCGGGAAGAGGGCATTCTAGGATTTTTCGC GGGTCTTGTTCCTCGCCTTCTAGGTGACATCCTTTCTTTGTGGCTGTGTAACTCACTGGCCTACCTCGTCAATACCTATGCACTGGACAGTGGG GTTTCTaccatgaatgaaatgaagagttATTCTCAAGCTGTCACAGGA tttTTTGCGAGTATGTTGACCTATCCCTTTGTGCTTGTCTCCAATCTTATGGCTGTCAACAACTGTGG tcttGCTGGTGGATGCCCTCCTTACTCCCCAATATATACGTCTTGGATAGACTGTTGGTGCATGCTACAAAAagag